A single Desulfovibrio gilichinskyi DNA region contains:
- a CDS encoding YbaB/EbfC family nucleoid-associated protein, producing MKGMNDLMRQAQIMQRKMTQLQEELKDREVESSAGGGMVTVKVNGSSEVLAITIDPAVVESGDVEMIQDLVLSAVNDANKKAKAMMETEMSKITGGMNIPGMF from the coding sequence ATGAAAGGTATGAATGACTTAATGCGTCAGGCTCAGATAATGCAGCGTAAAATGACTCAGCTTCAGGAAGAACTTAAAGACCGCGAAGTTGAAAGTTCTGCCGGCGGCGGAATGGTAACCGTTAAAGTTAACGGTTCTTCTGAAGTTCTGGCTATTACCATCGATCCTGCTGTTGTTGAATCAGGTGATGTAGAAATGATTCAGGATCTTGTTTTATCCGCAGTCAACGATGCTAATAAAAAAGCTAAAGCCATGATGGAAACAGAAATGTCGAAGATCACCGGCGGCATGAATATTCCGGGTATGTTTTAA